From the Chryseobacterium fluminis genome, the window TGAAATACCAAATGGATCGATCAAGGCCGATAATTGCTGTGTTTCCAGTGATTGCGGTAAACTTCCTGTCACAAACGGAGAATTGGAAAATATCAGGATGATCATATAAAGAACATAAAGAAACAGGCCACCTACCACGACCAAAAGCTTTTTCTTCGTGCTGAACGAGAGGCAAAATAAAAAACTGCACACAAAAAAACAATTAATACCTCCGAAAATCAGAAGGGGATAGAGGTAATGCCAACAATGAAAACAGGTTTGAATTTCACTTCCCGTTCTTAGGTTCTGTCCGATTACAAATCCGATCATCAAAAATATGAAACTGATAAAAGTCTGCAGGAAAAATATAAGGAACTTCCCGTATAAATACGTTCGTTTTGAAAACGGATACGAAAAAATGAGAATATCAAATTTTGAATCCCAATCTTTAAAAAGCACCTGGAGGGCAAAAATGATGGCAAAAAAGATGATGACCAAACTCAATAACCCGGTCATAAAACCAATGGTGTAAGGTGAATTTAAATAAATTCCTTCTCCGACTGTCAGATTGAACTGGTTTCCACAGAAAATGCCGATCGACAGTAGAATTAAGGCAATAAGATATGCAGGCCAACGCTGGATTGTACGTTTGACCTCAAATAAAAATAAAACATTCATAACTATGAGTTTTGGCTAAGCGTGTTGAAATAGACGTGTTCCAACAATGGATGTACTGACGTAAAATCGGGAAGCGACCGTTCCGAGAAAGCAGTGATATATAATTCTCTTTCGATCAGTTGCTGGCTGATGATCCTGTAATTGGACTGGAAATGTTCCAACTGATCATTTTGGATGGGTCTCGACCAGATTTTATTTTCCAGCCCGGCGATCAGTTTGTTTGGATTTCCCTTTGTGAGGAGCCTTCCGTTGTTAATAATGGCTACTTCTGAACACAGATTCCGGACATCCTCAACCAAATGCGTAGAAAGGATTACGATCACATCATTGCTGATTTCGTTAAGTAAAGAATTAAACCGGTTTCGTTCTTCGGGGTCTAAACCTGCGGTCGGTTCGTCAACAATAATGATCTTAGGATTTCCCAGCAATGCCTGGGCAATACCGAAACGCTGCCGCATTCCGCCGGAAAAGGTATGGACTTCCTTATTTTTGAAATCAGAAAGATTAATTTTTTCCAACAGGTTCAAAATCTGGCTTTTCCGTTCGGAACTGTCTGTAATTCCTTTCAAAATAGCGATATGCTGCAAGAGATCGTATGCAGATACTCTGGGATAAACGCCGAAATCCTGAGGCAGAAATCCGAGATTCTGTTTGATATGATCAGGATTTTCAGAAACATCCATACCGTTGAACATAATCTTTCCTGAAGTTGGTTTCTGCAGTCCCACTATGATTTTCATTAATGATGATTTTCCGGCTCCATTGGGTCCCAATAAACCGAATATACCGTTTTCTATGTTCAAGGAAATATCCTTAATGGCCTGAAAACCATTTTTGTAGATGAGGCTAAGATTGTTAATTGTTAAAATGTTCATAGGATTGATTTAGGTCATAGAAATCCTGGCAACGTTACCGTTGCTTTTCAAATTGTGCGTAAAACTGTCATTGGTAAAGCTTAATAACTAAAGGTCAAAAAAGCTTTTTGATATATTACTTATTCTTCTTTATACTCAAGAATATCTCCAGGCTGACATTCCAAAGCTTTGCAGATGGCTTCCAGCGTATCGAAACGAACACCCTTTGCCTTTCCCGTTTTGAGTACAGAAAGGTTGACCGTGCTGATGCCCAGCTTCTCTGCCAATTCTTTACTTTGCATTTTTCGTTTGGCAAGCATGACGTCTAAGTTGATGAT encodes:
- a CDS encoding ABC transporter ATP-binding protein → MNILTINNLSLIYKNGFQAIKDISLNIENGIFGLLGPNGAGKSSLMKIIVGLQKPTSGKIMFNGMDVSENPDHIKQNLGFLPQDFGVYPRVSAYDLLQHIAILKGITDSSERKSQILNLLEKINLSDFKNKEVHTFSGGMRQRFGIAQALLGNPKIIIVDEPTAGLDPEERNRFNSLLNEISNDVIVILSTHLVEDVRNLCSEVAIINNGRLLTKGNPNKLIAGLENKIWSRPIQNDQLEHFQSNYRIISQQLIERELYITAFSERSLPDFTSVHPLLEHVYFNTLSQNS
- a CDS encoding helix-turn-helix domain-containing protein, encoding MPIIINLDVMLAKRKMQSKELAEKLGISTVNLSVLKTGKAKGVRFDTLEAICKALECQPGDILEYKEE